The nucleotide sequence AAAATAAAAGAAGTTCCAGCAGAAAAAAAATATTTATACTAGGTGATGATGATACATCTATTGCTATAGCTCAGGTTATTCTTTCCAATCCGAACCTGCCTTTTGATATTAAAGGATTTATTTCCTATAATTCAAAAAAAGTAATGACCAAACTTTTAGATAAAAAAATTATCTCAAGAACTGATTTTATTAACGCTCTTCAAAAAGGGAACAGTGGGGTAGACGGAGTTCTTGTAATAAAAGAAGCATTACATAAAGACGAGCTTGATTTTTGGGTTAATCTGTTCTTGGAACATAATCTGAAAATATATAAAGCGCCATCGATGCAAAAACTAAGAAGTAAAGATATTATAAACAATATCAAAACTATTCAGATAGAGGATTTGCTAAATAGGAAGCAAATAAAACTGGATAATTTGGAAGTGAAAAAAAGACATTTTCAAAAAACCATATTAGTCACAGGAGGGGCGGGATCAATTGGAGGAGAAATTGTGAAGCAGGTTGCTTTATTAGAGCCATTGCAAATAGTTATCCTGGATCAGTCTGAAACGCCATTGTACGAAACTGAACTGGAAATGAGAGAGATGTATCCTCATATTAATTTTAAATTTGTTCTCGCAGATATATCAAACTACAGCCGACTGGAGCCTTTATTCGAAAAGTACAATTTTTCAATGGTTTATCACGCGGCTGCATATAAACATGTACCGCTGGTAGAAGATAATCCTCACGAAGCTGTTTTGGTAAATGTTCTTGGAACCAAAAATTTGTCATTGCTGGCCAGCAAATATAATGTGAATAGATTTGTGATGGTTTCTACAGATAAAGCTGTAAACCCTACCAACGTAATGGGCGCTTCAAAAAGAGTTGCAGAGTTATTTGTTCAGTCTCTTCAGAATGTCGAAGGTAATACTACCAAATTTATTACAACCAGATTTGGAAATGTTTTGGGATCCAATGGATCTGTTATCCCTCATTTTAGAAAACAGATAGAAAAAGGAGGTCCGGTAACGATTACACACCCAAACATTGTTAGGTATTTTATGACCATAGCTGAAGCTTGTGAATTAGTTCTAAATGCTGGAACAATGGGATCAGGAGGTGAGATCTACGTTTTCGATATGGGAGATCCTGTGAAAATTCTTGATCTAGCAAAGAGAATGATAAAACTTTCAGGTTTTGAACCAGACTTGGATATAAAAATTATTTACACAGGGCTGAGGCCTGGTGAGAAACTGTATGAAGAGCTTCTTAGCGACAATACCCGAACTTTGCCCACCTCTCACGAAAAGATTATGATCTCAAAAGATCCGTCGATGCAGTTCTCTGAGATTGACCAAATGACAGATCTCGTAATTGAATTTTCAAGAAAAGAAGAGAAGCAGGAAATTGTGAGGATCTTAAAATCTATAGTAAAAGAATTTAAAAGCAATAATTCTATCTACGAATCGTTAGATAAATAAGAATTCCTATATTTGCAAACCTTCAGTTAAGAATTAAAGTTTATGAGAAGAGTTTTATCCATATTTTTTATGGTTTTTGTCCTATTGATGGTCTTTTCGTGTAATACGAAAAAAAATATTCAATACTTTAAAAACATCGAGGATGTTGCTATAAAAGAGTCGATAAGAGCAAATACATCAACAATACAACCCGGCGATATGTTAGGCATTGTGGTGCTGGCTAAAGACAATGAAGTAGCTAAACCATTCAATCAAAATTACTATTCAACAGATATGTCTCAGTACTCTTCTGTACCTAGTAGAAGTGCTTCTGTAGAACCTATTTACATTGTGGATAGTAAGGGTAATATAGACTTCCCAATTTTAGGATCTATTAATACCACAAGTCTGAACGTGGATCAATTGAGGGAGATACTAAAAGATAAACTTTCGAAATACATTAAAAATCCAGGCGTTAATTTAAGAACTGTAAACTATAAAGTTACCGTATTAGGAGAAGTTAATAGAACAGGAACTTTTACCATTGATAGCGGTCAGCCTACCACTATTCTAAATGTTTTAGGATTGGCAGGAGACCTTACTATTTATGGTGAAAGAAAAAATGTTTTAGTGATAAGAAATGTAGATGGTGTTACAACGAAAGAATACATAGATCTAACCAGTGCAGATTTGTTTAACTCTCCATATTATTACGTTAAGCAAAATGATGTCATCTATGTTACGCCAAACAAAGCTAGACAAAGTGCCTCTTCTTATGGGCCAGAAATTGGAGTAATTATTTCTGTAGTATCGGTGGTTGTGGGTGTATTAGCGCTTATATTTAGATAAAACTTATAATAACCAGTATTTTAATAACGTTAAAATATTTGTAAATTTTACAACATATTTTTAAAAATAATAACTCATTTAATGGAATTGACTAAAAACGAAGAAGAACTTAATTTAAGAGAGATAATTAAACCATATTTGAAGAGATGGCATTGGTTTGTACTTTCAGTTTTTTTTACAATCATTTTGGCAATCTGCTACATACTTTTTACTACTCCCGTTTTTAAGATACAATCTTCTGTTTTAATAAAAGATGCAAAAAAAATGTCAAGTGCGTCGGGAGACTTTGGGGTTTTATCTGGATTAGGAGGTTTTGCTGGTATGGGAACAAACAGCATAGAAAATGAATTGGAAATATTTAAGTCTAAAAGAATCATAGAAGATGTTACTAGGAATCTTAAATTTCAAGTTTCTATATATTCTAGAGAAAAATTTCACGATGTAGAACTTTATAAGGACACTAATCCTTTTAACGTTTTAGTCATCAACGAAAAGAAATACGAAGAATTACCAAAAAAGCCAATTGACGTCAAAATATCCGGTGATAAAATTGTTCTTTCGTCAAAAGAGCTGAATCAAGATATTATTACTACTTTCAACAAAACTATTAGTTTGCCTTATGCTAATCTAATGATTACCAAAAATCCAAATTTTAACAGGTATAAGGTTAGAAAACTGGATTTGAATGATTTTTACATTACATATTCTGATTTTGATGAGATTGTTAACGATTACCAGGAAAATTTAGAAGTAGATCTTGCGGATAAAGATGCAACTGTAATTTCTCTATCTATGGCACATCCCAACAAGGACAAAGCTAAAAACATACTTAATAACCTTGTCACTGTATACAATGAGTATGCGCTTACTGATAAAAATACCGAATCTAAGCAAACAAAAGATTTCATTGATGAAAGAATTGTGCTTATCTCAAAGGAACTTGGAGATGTAGAAAGTGATAAAGAAAGATTTAAAGTAGAAAATGATATAGTTGACCTAGCCACAGAAGCTAGAATAAATTTGCAGATATCTACCGAAACAAGGCGAAAAAGTTTGGAGCTAGATACGCAGATAGAAATAAGTAAAATGCTTCTAAATTATATTGATGCACAATCCAGTAATTATCAAGTACTACCTACTAATATCGGATTAGATAATACAACAGCTACCTCTAATATAACTGCCTACAATAAACTTGTAATAGACAGAAACAGACTTTTAGAAAATGCGACACTGGATAATCCACTTGTAAAAGAAATCACAAAAGATATCCAAAGTCTGAAGACTGCCATGAGAGAAAGTATTCAGAGATATTTAATAAATCTTAATGCAACAAAAAGACAAGTTGATTCTGAAAATGGTAGCAGTGATAGTGAAATAAGAAAACTACCGAAGCAAGAAAAACTTTTTAGAAATATTGAAAGACAGCAGCAAATAAAAGAAAATCTTTACTTGTTACTGCTACAAAAAAGAGAAGAAGCAGCAATCTCTATGGCTATGACTGGAGAGAAAGCAAGGGTTGTAGATTATGCTTATGTTGCTAAAAAACCGATTGCTCCCAAGAAATTAATCGCTCTATTAGTTTCCCTTGTTATTGGGCTTCTAATTCCGGTAGCTATTATTTATTTGAAAGAATTATTGAATAATAAAATTATAAATAAGCAGGATCTTGAAAAACTGACTAAAAATCCAATTCTATCTGAGATTCCAAGATTATATAAAAATGATAGTAAAATCATTACTAAAAACGATCTATCCCCTTTAGCAGAAGCTTTTAGAATTCTGGTAACTAATTTAAACTTCGTACTACCAAAAAGTAACTATGCTAAAAAGATATTTGTTACCTCTACTGTAAAAGGAGAAGGGAAGACTTTTGTTTCGGTAAACTTAGCACTAGCATTTGCATCACCATCGAAAAAAGTGTTGGTAATTGGCTCTGATATTAGAAATCCTCAGTTGCAGAGATATAATCCTTCAATGAAAAATGCAAAAGGACTTT is from Epilithonimonas vandammei and encodes:
- a CDS encoding GumC family protein, producing MELTKNEEELNLREIIKPYLKRWHWFVLSVFFTIILAICYILFTTPVFKIQSSVLIKDAKKMSSASGDFGVLSGLGGFAGMGTNSIENELEIFKSKRIIEDVTRNLKFQVSIYSREKFHDVELYKDTNPFNVLVINEKKYEELPKKPIDVKISGDKIVLSSKELNQDIITTFNKTISLPYANLMITKNPNFNRYKVRKLDLNDFYITYSDFDEIVNDYQENLEVDLADKDATVISLSMAHPNKDKAKNILNNLVTVYNEYALTDKNTESKQTKDFIDERIVLISKELGDVESDKERFKVENDIVDLATEARINLQISTETRRKSLELDTQIEISKMLLNYIDAQSSNYQVLPTNIGLDNTTATSNITAYNKLVIDRNRLLENATLDNPLVKEITKDIQSLKTAMRESIQRYLINLNATKRQVDSENGSSDSEIRKLPKQEKLFRNIERQQQIKENLYLLLLQKREEAAISMAMTGEKARVVDYAYVAKKPIAPKKLIALLVSLVIGLLIPVAIIYLKELLNNKIINKQDLEKLTKNPILSEIPRLYKNDSKIITKNDLSPLAEAFRILVTNLNFVLPKSNYAKKIFVTSTVKGEGKTFVSVNLALAFASPSKKVLVIGSDIRNPQLQRYNPSMKNAKGLSEYLYGEITDAKEIIYPSGFNPNCDFIYSGVIPPNPTELLQNGRYEELLDSLKLDYDYIILDTAPLMLVSDSLLIADVADVTVYVTRSEVTKKDFIEFANNTVDSLKIKNVSFVVNDVHKSNFGYGNKYGYGYQAEEKKWWQKIF
- a CDS encoding polysaccharide biosynthesis/export family protein, encoding MRRVLSIFFMVFVLLMVFSCNTKKNIQYFKNIEDVAIKESIRANTSTIQPGDMLGIVVLAKDNEVAKPFNQNYYSTDMSQYSSVPSRSASVEPIYIVDSKGNIDFPILGSINTTSLNVDQLREILKDKLSKYIKNPGVNLRTVNYKVTVLGEVNRTGTFTIDSGQPTTILNVLGLAGDLTIYGERKNVLVIRNVDGVTTKEYIDLTSADLFNSPYYYVKQNDVIYVTPNKARQSASSYGPEIGVIISVVSVVVGVLALIFR
- a CDS encoding polysaccharide biosynthesis protein, which gives rise to MNKVKNAGKLSLSDSVLELFDLKFLPRWVILVIDILLLLMSLLVSHLLILELNVKHYNVFPLFYVFLAIIGTNVLYMYIFKTYLGVIRHSTFVDLFKIFMANLSCVLTILIINYSYYITFQKKLILVPFLGLYFAISCLFLFVFRLCVKGIFNIIKENKRSSSRKKIFILGDDDTSIAIAQVILSNPNLPFDIKGFISYNSKKVMTKLLDKKIISRTDFINALQKGNSGVDGVLVIKEALHKDELDFWVNLFLEHNLKIYKAPSMQKLRSKDIINNIKTIQIEDLLNRKQIKLDNLEVKKRHFQKTILVTGGAGSIGGEIVKQVALLEPLQIVILDQSETPLYETELEMREMYPHINFKFVLADISNYSRLEPLFEKYNFSMVYHAAAYKHVPLVEDNPHEAVLVNVLGTKNLSLLASKYNVNRFVMVSTDKAVNPTNVMGASKRVAELFVQSLQNVEGNTTKFITTRFGNVLGSNGSVIPHFRKQIEKGGPVTITHPNIVRYFMTIAEACELVLNAGTMGSGGEIYVFDMGDPVKILDLAKRMIKLSGFEPDLDIKIIYTGLRPGEKLYEELLSDNTRTLPTSHEKIMISKDPSMQFSEIDQMTDLVIEFSRKEEKQEIVRILKSIVKEFKSNNSIYESLDK